One window of Chloroflexota bacterium genomic DNA carries:
- a CDS encoding acylphosphatase has translation MDDRISVRATVYGRVQGVFFRTFVEEHAQQLGLRGYVRNLPSGDVEVVAEGERERVEKLVKYLRRGPPAAIVRRVATSRSEYTGYYSSFRVRY, from the coding sequence ATGGATGACCGGATTTCTGTTCGCGCTACCGTTTACGGTCGAGTACAGGGGGTATTCTTTCGTACCTTTGTGGAGGAGCATGCGCAACAGCTCGGCCTGAGAGGTTACGTGCGCAACCTGCCCTCTGGTGACGTAGAGGTGGTGGCTGAGGGTGAACGGGAACGTGTTGAGAAGCTGGTTAAATATCTCAGAAGAGGGCCGCCGGCGGCCATTGTGCGCAGGGTGGCCACCAGCCGGTCCGAATATACGGGTTACTATTCAAGCTTCAGAGTCAGATATTAA
- a CDS encoding recombinase family protein yields MTKDDISTDQSRTRWFIDQNWYPQRGRSISALLQSCLCDDCRKKLAKEGDQTSDSELLKRTRECCNHSTEFITAQMPILESIFRFFIASGNAPMTVEELGRQLRERRGGDISRTSEEILLRLLKNDRYYGFRPVAD; encoded by the coding sequence ATGACGAAAGACGATATCAGTACTGACCAATCAAGAACGCGCTGGTTTATTGACCAGAATTGGTATCCACAACGTGGTCGCTCTATTTCCGCCCTGCTTCAAAGCTGCCTCTGTGATGACTGCCGTAAGAAGCTGGCTAAAGAGGGCGACCAGACTTCCGATTCTGAACTTCTCAAGCGGACCAGAGAATGCTGCAATCACAGCACCGAGTTTATCACCGCGCAGATGCCCATTCTGGAAAGCATATTTCGGTTCTTTATCGCCAGCGGCAACGCGCCAATGACGGTGGAGGAACTGGGAAGACAGTTGCGTGAACGACGCGGCGGCGACATTTCCCGCACGTCAGAGGAGATCCTACTCCGCCTGCTGAAGAATGACCGGTATTACGGGTTTCGCCCGGTGGCCGATTAA